The segment TCATAGGAACGTTTGGGTTATAAACGGATACTAAAACGACCACACCTTGACCTATCCACTCGTTGCTGGCCGCTATCGTTATGCCGCTTTGTGTTGAACTTACTTGAGCTTGTGGAACCACTCCTAGTAGAAACGATCCTCCCATCAAGAAAACAAGGAGGATGGAAAGATACCTTGTCGTGTTTTCGTTCATAACTTTCTTCACTGAAAATGCCATAATAGGTGATAATATAAAAAGCGTTTGACTACCGTTGTATACAAGTCACTCCAGTGAAGTTCCCTTATAGAAAAAGAGTTAACTTACTACCCCAGGTTGGACGAACTGATAGACTAAAACCATGATGTAAACCTGATACTGCCCGTTTTGGTACAAAGGATACATGGATATGTAGGCAGGTTGGAAGTACGTCATCCTAACCTGAGGAAGGGGTGTACCGAAGTTCACTCCGCTCTGAGTTATGCTCCCTGTGAAAGGTGCGATCACCGGGAAACCCTGGACTTGAAGGCCCTCAACGAACATGTTAACTATAAGCGACTGATAAGCCCTGCTGGTCCACGCGAACGAAAAGGAGTTACCAACCAAGCCTACCAGCTGCTGGGCTAAGGTGGGGTCTGAGGAGAACTCGTTGGCTATCTGAACCTCAGTTTGATTCAGTAGGCTCTCGTTTATGTAATCCTGGATTGGGTAACCCGCTATAACGGTCATTGCGCCCATAGCCTTACCTATGTCCCCTAAGCTTGAGGTGTAACCTAGGAACTGGCCTCCTAAGTTAGTTGGATAGCCTATGAAGGCGTACCCTTTATAGATGGTGACCGCATCGTAAGCCACAACGTAGGTAGGTATCGTGTAGTTGGGGTTACCGTATGGGTAGACGTGAAAGTCCCTCTCCAAAACGTTAGCTGCGAAACTTTCGTTATTCAGGAAGATCTCAGCCATGAGCTTTATCTGAGTTCCGTTAAGCGTGTTGTTCTCATCTATCACCGTCTTGTTACCAACCACTTCTATCCAATATCCGTAGTCCCACCAGCTCAACACGAAGGCGTGAGGGGAGGTTTGGGTCCTCAGCCAATCTAGAGCTGAGATCCAAGCGTAGTTGGGAATGGGATAGGGAGACGCGGAAGTGACTATGGCGTTAGGTGTGTTGCTAGCGACTATGGCGGAGCCCGCGTCTGCAACTAGTGATATCCCGACGACCGCCAATAGCAGGATAGGTGCTACCCTTATCCTAGCCTGCTTAAGCTTCGTGATCACGTACGCTATGCCTACCCCAGCTAAGGGCGCGATCATGTACTCAGTGTAGTTGAAAAGATAAGGTTGCTCTGAGGTCCCGTAGACGCTCGCGACGCCCAGAATAAGGAGCCACAACCCAGCCAGGTTGCCCTCCCTTATGAAGTAGTACATCCCAATCACAGATAGGAACAGAGCGACCCCGAAATCTAACAACATGGAGGTTATAGACTGAGGTATGTACTCCGCCACAGTCTTGTCTATGGGTACGGTAATCTGATAGAAGGGATCAACTATAGCGTAGTACCTTGAAGGTATGGGCGTTACCCTCAGCGCTGAAAGTAAGTCCATTGCCAAGACGAATATGAGGACTATTATTGAGGTTAGAATTAAGGGCCTCAAGAGGTTTTGTTTGCTTAACAACTTCTTCAGGTAGAGGTCTGCAAAGAGAAGGAGAGATATGAAGACCAATGAGAGCCCGTGAGCTGTCCCAGAGAGGAAACCTATGTTAGCCGGGGATAGGGAGGTCAAGAACGCTGTGAACACTCCCATCAAAGTGAAGGACTTAGCCGTTATCTCGTCGTTCCTGTTGAGGAGAATCAAAAGGAAGGCCGCCGCCAAGAGACTTATGTCAATGTAAGTGTAACCTCCCCAGGATATCTCAGCTAAGAAAAGAGGTACGGACGCGATTGCCCCATAAGTTGGCTTCCTCCTCTCTATTGCTAAATTTAAGAGATAAATTGAAAATAGTACGAAAACCCCACCCCAGGAGGTCTTTGGAAGGCCTCCTATCAAGTTCTTATAGGTCAGGGCGGGAGATAACGCTATCATTAGTGAAGCTAATATGGCCCCTATCCTGCTCTTAGTTAACCCTTCCACAGCTAGGTAACTAGCTACCACCCCTAGGCCGGCCAACGCTAGGTCCATGAATAGAACTACCGTGTACACGGCGTTCTCTCCGAAAGCAGAGTAAAAGGGTAAAGAAAGCAAAGCCGCGATGAGAGGCAGACCTATCACGTTATCTAACTCAATGAAGTATCCCGACGGGAACCAAGAGTGAACGTCTGGCGGAACCGCGTACCAATTCCCGTGAGCTTGAGCTATGAGAACTGCGTTATAGAAAAGGTACCATGAGTCGAAACCGTTAATTGAGAGCGGATAGTTAGCGCTCAATCCCCTTATTAGGATAGATATGGAAGCTATTCCCACTAAGGCTAACGTGTCAATTAAATTGAACTTTCTAAGCAGATCTCTCTTAACTGCCATTGGATTGCAATGCAAAATATAATAATTAAGCTTAATCCAAGCCTCAGTCAGGTAGAGATGGACTTTTTAACTCAATCTATCATCTTCTCTCATGAAGTTCCCCAAGCTAGTCAAGGCTTACTGCCCTAAGTGCAAGACGCACACGGATCATAGCGTTTCAATATATAAGGGAGGGAAGAGGAGGACCCTCTCTGAGGGACAGAGAAGGTACGACAGGAAAAACCTAGGTTACGGTAGCACGAGAAAGCCAGAACAGAAGAGGTACGCTAAGGTGACGAAGAAGCAGGTCTTAACTTACAAGTGTCAAAAGTGCGGCTACACCATAATGAAACGTGGTAGGAGAGTTAAGAAACTCGAGTTGGTTGAGGTGATCAAATGAGGAAAATCAGGGTTCTAATCCCCGAACCCGCAAGTAGGTTCGTTAGAGTAAGGTGCACTAACTGCAACAACGAGCAGGTGGTCTTCTCTAACTCAACTTTCCCAGCGAGGTGTCTCTCCTGCGGTACGCAACTGGTCTACCCGCAGGGAGGGAAAGCAAAAATAGTCGGGGAGACATTAAGACAGCTAGGTTAAAATGATATACAACAGGTATCCCTTACCTAGGGAAGGTGAAATTTTAATAGCTACCGTAAGGAAGGTTTTCGATTACGGTAGCTACGTTACGTTAGACGAGTATGGAGGCTTGCAGGCTTACCTCCCTTGGAGCGAGATAAGCACCAGATGGGTTAAGAACATAAGGGATGTGGTGAAGGAGGATAGGAAGGTAATAGTTAAGGTAATAAGGGTCGACAGGAGAAAGGGCACGGTTGACGTCTCGTTAAAGAAGGTAAACGATGACGATAGGAAAAAGAAGAACGCTCAGTGGAAGAGGTTACAGAAGCTCGATAAGATCCTAGAGATCGCATCCCAGAAACTTAAGAGACAGGAAAAGGAGGCGTGGGAACAAGTGGCGTGGAAACTTGAGGAGAAGTACGGCGACGCCTTTGAGGCTTTGCAGAAGGCCTCTAAGGAGGGGGAGAACGTCCTACTTGAGGCTGGGGTTCCAGAGATCTGGATTAAACCCGTACTGGAGGAGGCCTCAAAGCACGGGGAGGAAAAGAAGGTGAAGGAAAGCAAAGTTGTCCTCCTTAGGACGACCGACCCTAACGGAATAGAGAAGATTAAGAAGGTCTTCGATCTGGACGAGGAGGAGACTAAGATATTTACTATAGGCGCCCCAAGGTATAGGGTTGAGGTTTCTGGAACTGACGTTAAGGCAGTGGCTCAGAAGTTAGAGGAGGTCGTTCAAAAGATATTGGAGAGGGCTAAGAACGAGGGGATAAGCGCGGAGGTGGCTAAATGAGGCTCATGAGGAGGTGTCCCGAAGACGGACGTTACACTCTTAAACAGACCTGCCCTAGGTGTGGTAGGCAGACCTTACCGGCTCATCCGCCCAGGTTCTCCCCAGTGGACAGGATGGTTAAATATAGGATAATTTCCAGGAGAGGTAGAGCGTGCTAACGAAAGGGCTCAGCGCTGCAGTGTGTCTTCACCTATCGAGCCGCCCATCGCTCCTCACAGCCCTCACCGGATTTAGCATTGATGGGTATTAAGCGCTCTCTAAGCCACGCCTTTAAAGTTCAGATCGCGTTCTTTATTGCGTAATATGAAGCTAAGTTATCCTGCACGGAGACGCCTACGGATTTGAAAATTGAAGGCCTCTCGACCTTTAAATCACGTTCTACGACCTCGCCTAACTCAAGGACTCTAGCCTTGAGGACCCCACTTTCGCTCATTTGTATGTAATCCCCGCTCTCGGAGGAGACGGCCTGGAGAGAATCAACGATGAAGGTCCTCGCCCTCTTCCCGGTCTCATCGTCCAGCTCTCTAGCCTCAGGGGTGTGAGCCCCTATGCTCACTACGTGGAAGCCCTCCTTGAGCAAACTCCCCTTCACTACAGGCGAGCTAGAGGAGGTGGTGGCGAAAATTACGTCCGACTCCTTAAGTAGCGAGTCCAGATCAACTGCCTCAACTTCCAACCTCTTGGACAGCTCTAAGTGACTCCTCCTAGCCGAGACCAGGATCCTTGAGGTAGAGAGGTAACCCCTCGCTATCCTAATGTGAAACTCAGCCTCTTGCCCAGCTCCTATCACCCCTAGAACGTCCACTTTCCTCCCGAAGGCTAACTCAGTGGAGAGCACTGAAGTCGCTGCAGTTCTTATTGCAGTGAGGGTCGCACCTGGTAGAATCGCTATGGGTTCAGCGGTGTCCGGCGACATGGCCAAAACCGACCCGTTCACAGCTGGTAACCCCCTGCTCTTATTTCCTGGAATCACCGCCACAACCTTAACTGTGAAGAGATACTTAGTTCTACAAGGCATTACCCCCCACCAATCTTCGCCAAATGTCATGACGGTCCTTTGAGGCGAGTGTACCTCCCCTCTGAAGAGTAGGGAGAAAGCCTCTCTCATGGCTGAGACCGCCTTCTCTGGAGTTAAGGCTTGGACTAGCTCCTGATCAGTTAAGACTCTCATGGGATTTAATTCTCATTAAAGACTAATAACGCATTCAGTCTCAGATAAGGGCTCTCCTCTCGTGTGAAAACTAAAGGGTCCCTTAACTCCTCGAGAGCAAAAGCTTTAAATGAATTCGCATTAAATCTAACTTCGTTGAATCTAAGGGCCCGTAGCTTAGCATGGTTAGAGCGCCCGGCTGATAACCTTGTCAGATACCGGGAGGTCGAGGGTTCAAATCCCTCCGGGCCCATCATTTCTATAAATCTTATAGAAGTTCACAACGTAAAAAGAAGGACTTGAGAAGACGAAATGAACTTAAGGAACGTGATGTGACCCAAGGCCCAAACGTTGTTTAACCTCTAAGACTTGCGCCGAATCCCAAACTCGAAAGGCTGTTCAAGTTTTATTAGATAACCCTGAGTAGAGGACATGATGAGTCAGAGACTTTTAGCCAAATGGTCGACTTCACTTAAAATAGTAGGCGCTATAGAGGCGATAACTATAGCCTTCTTAAGCTTGTCAAAGGACTCGCCTCAGACTCTCCTCTACACCCCTCTTACGTTCCTTACTCTCCTATCTTTGGGTTCCGTGCTTAAACATAGCTTAAAGACCTACGGGCTCATCGTTTCAGTCTCTACAGTTTTCCTTTTTTCCGAAACGATGGGAGACCTTTCAATGAATGTGAACCAATTGAACGTGAAAGCCCTAGCCTCGATACTAGCCTCAGTTTTACTTATCATTATCTCGTTTCTGCTCTACTTTCACAAGGGTACGTGGAAAACTTTCGTAGTGAGTTCCCTACTTTACCTTCTGCTGGTCTTCCCTTTAATTTGGATTGCCTTCTTTGGATTTGAAAATTACGTTCACCCCATTTTAAATCTCTGGGCGTCTATAGAAAATTCGCCGTCGTTCCCCACCTACGCCTCAATATCGCTCCTAGGACTGATCGCGTTCCTCATGTTGAGCTACTCCCCTGGAGTGAAACCGTTCCAAAGCTTCAGATCAGTAGGATTAACTTATCCCTCCATAATTCTAATTTATTCTGCCTCAGCTCTTCTCAATCAGGAGCTCTCTTTAAACTTGACAACCATGTTCCCGTCAAACGTAACAATCACGTTCCCACCGCTCCTTTGGCTTGCCGTAATATCATTGATTTCCATTCCCCTTTCTCTATCTAGCTTAAAGGACAGACCCCTAGTCCTAGGTCTGAGCTTGGCCTCTGCATCTTTCGCAGCGAGCGCGCTCATCTTCATATTGAGCAAACTTGTCTTCACGTCTGGATACGACTACGTCATTCCCCTCCTTCTCACGTCCTCAGGCGGATCTGTAATACCCAGGGGTATAACCGACCCAGATAAGGTTAAATCGCGCCTGATCTCTGTCCTAAAACAAGGTAACTACGGCAGCGCTAGAAGGTATGTAAATTTTCTCAATTCGATAGGCGTAACCCCGACTGAACTGGTCTGTCAGCTCTCAAGGGAAGGCAATTGCGAGGCCTCTTTATGGCTTGCATCAAGCTATAAGGTTGAATACGACTCGTGCGGAGACCTAAAGGCGTTAGTTAACTGTATCTTGGCAACAGGTAAATTTCCTCGCGACGTGAGCCAGTTGCTCGTAGCGCTCGAAAGGAGGGATAGACTTACCGCTGAGAAGCTAGCGGGTCTAGTCCTGGCCAAGACGAACGACGAGAGAACCAGGGAGATGGCTAGAAGGTTAATATCAACGCGGAAAGTTGAAGAGAGGGTCGATTTGCCTTCCCTTTCAAATTGGGACCCTTCGCTTTGGATCAACAGGGAGCTATACGGTTATCAAGTGAGGTCCTTCGTTGGAAAGGGAGGTACTGCTTACGTATTTTTGACAGAGAGAGGGGGAGCGAAATACGCGATGAAGATCCCGTTACTTACAGCTTCATCTAACGCGGAGAGGACTAGATTGAGCAAGTCGACTTTCACTGATCTAGCTGGAGAGTCATCCAAGCTTCAGGAGATTTCAGCTAAGACGGACGACATGGTGACCCTTTACGGTATATTCGTTGACAGGACAACGATCAAAGAGATCCTGTCCGGAAACCTTGAGCTTTACCTTAAGTCCCCACCTGCGATGGTAATGGAGTACATGGAGGGAGGAGATGCCGAGTCCATTTTGAGCAATCAGAACGTGTTCCACTCAGCTCAATGGGAGAGAATAGTGGCGTTCATACTTTTGAAGGTGGCTAATGCGCTGAGCGTTGTTCACTCAGAAGGGTACGTTCATCTAGACGTTAAAACTAAGAACGTGTTCTTCACCTCTAACCCTGGAAGTACGGGCGGTGAGGTGTTGCAGAGCTTGTTGACAGGAAGGGTTAAAGTGAAACTGGGTGACTTAGGGGCGTCTAGGAGAGTAGGTGGAACCATAGATCAGTACACGCCAGAGTATTGCCCCGTGGATCAAGTGGAGGCAATGTTAAACCGTGGCGGCGCTAGCCCAAAGATGGATGTGTTCTCCCTGGGGGCTACGGGATATAAACTGCTCACTGGAAGGGCCCTTAACCCAGTGAACGTGATCAACCTGATGGATAAGGCGGTGGAGGATTACGTGGAGAAGAGGGATTACAAGCAAACGTTAGCGCAGGCTTCACTAAACTATCAGAGGTTCTACATGACGTTAAGCCTTAAAGATGTAAACCAAGATCTAGCTAAACTAATCAAGGAAATGGTTAACCCTGACCCAACTAGAAGGCCCTCAGCCCACCAAGTGGTATCTGCGCTGAGTTCAACGTTGAGGTGAGACCTAGCCTTCCCTCTCAAGGTATTGGCTTAAGGCAGAAACGATGAGGTTTTCCTGGTAAGCAGTTAAACTTTTGCCATAATAAAACATGTCCGCCTCAGAGTAGCCCCGATGAACTATGATTGTGATCGTACCGTTCCCTTTAATCAATTGTGTGTAGTTAGAACTCACCACGTTTTTCAGGTTGAGCACAACTACCCAGCCGTGATAGTTCGTCCCGTTGAAGTACTCAACTATCCCTGAGCTGACCTGGGAA is part of the Metallosphaera cuprina Ar-4 genome and harbors:
- a CDS encoding protein kinase domain-containing protein, with translation MSQRLLAKWSTSLKIVGAIEAITIAFLSLSKDSPQTLLYTPLTFLTLLSLGSVLKHSLKTYGLIVSVSTVFLFSETMGDLSMNVNQLNVKALASILASVLLIIISFLLYFHKGTWKTFVVSSLLYLLLVFPLIWIAFFGFENYVHPILNLWASIENSPSFPTYASISLLGLIAFLMLSYSPGVKPFQSFRSVGLTYPSIILIYSASALLNQELSLNLTTMFPSNVTITFPPLLWLAVISLISIPLSLSSLKDRPLVLGLSLASASFAASALIFILSKLVFTSGYDYVIPLLLTSSGGSVIPRGITDPDKVKSRLISVLKQGNYGSARRYVNFLNSIGVTPTELVCQLSREGNCEASLWLASSYKVEYDSCGDLKALVNCILATGKFPRDVSQLLVALERRDRLTAEKLAGLVLAKTNDERTREMARRLISTRKVEERVDLPSLSNWDPSLWINRELYGYQVRSFVGKGGTAYVFLTERGGAKYAMKIPLLTASSNAERTRLSKSTFTDLAGESSKLQEISAKTDDMVTLYGIFVDRTTIKEILSGNLELYLKSPPAMVMEYMEGGDAESILSNQNVFHSAQWERIVAFILLKVANALSVVHSEGYVHLDVKTKNVFFTSNPGSTGGEVLQSLLTGRVKVKLGDLGASRRVGGTIDQYTPEYCPVDQVEAMLNRGGASPKMDVFSLGATGYKLLTGRALNPVNVINLMDKAVEDYVEKRDYKQTLAQASLNYQRFYMTLSLKDVNQDLAKLIKEMVNPDPTRRPSAHQVVSALSSTLR
- a CDS encoding translation initiation factor IF-2 subunit alpha; the encoded protein is MIYNRYPLPREGEILIATVRKVFDYGSYVTLDEYGGLQAYLPWSEISTRWVKNIRDVVKEDRKVIVKVIRVDRRKGTVDVSLKKVNDDDRKKKNAQWKRLQKLDKILEIASQKLKRQEKEAWEQVAWKLEEKYGDAFEALQKASKEGENVLLEAGVPEIWIKPVLEEASKHGEEKKVKESKVVLLRTTDPNGIEKIKKVFDLDEEETKIFTIGAPRYRVEVSGTDVKAVAQKLEEVVQKILERAKNEGISAEVAK
- a CDS encoding 30S ribosomal protein S27e, whose product is MRKIRVLIPEPASRFVRVRCTNCNNEQVVFSNSTFPARCLSCGTQLVYPQGGKAKIVGETLRQLG
- a CDS encoding STT3 domain-containing protein produces the protein MAVKRDLLRKFNLIDTLALVGIASISILIRGLSANYPLSINGFDSWYLFYNAVLIAQAHGNWYAVPPDVHSWFPSGYFIELDNVIGLPLIAALLSLPFYSAFGENAVYTVVLFMDLALAGLGVVASYLAVEGLTKSRIGAILASLMIALSPALTYKNLIGGLPKTSWGGVFVLFSIYLLNLAIERRKPTYGAIASVPLFLAEISWGGYTYIDISLLAAAFLLILLNRNDEITAKSFTLMGVFTAFLTSLSPANIGFLSGTAHGLSLVFISLLLFADLYLKKLLSKQNLLRPLILTSIIVLIFVLAMDLLSALRVTPIPSRYYAIVDPFYQITVPIDKTVAEYIPQSITSMLLDFGVALFLSVIGMYYFIREGNLAGLWLLILGVASVYGTSEQPYLFNYTEYMIAPLAGVGIAYVITKLKQARIRVAPILLLAVVGISLVADAGSAIVASNTPNAIVTSASPYPIPNYAWISALDWLRTQTSPHAFVLSWWDYGYWIEVVGNKTVIDENNTLNGTQIKLMAEIFLNNESFAANVLERDFHVYPYGNPNYTIPTYVVAYDAVTIYKGYAFIGYPTNLGGQFLGYTSSLGDIGKAMGAMTVIAGYPIQDYINESLLNQTEVQIANEFSSDPTLAQQLVGLVGNSFSFAWTSRAYQSLIVNMFVEGLQVQGFPVIAPFTGSITQSGVNFGTPLPQVRMTYFQPAYISMYPLYQNGQYQVYIMVLVYQFVQPGVVS
- a CDS encoding 50S ribosomal protein L44e translates to MKFPKLVKAYCPKCKTHTDHSVSIYKGGKRRTLSEGQRRYDRKNLGYGSTRKPEQKRYAKVTKKQVLTYKCQKCGYTIMKRGRRVKKLELVEVIK
- a CDS encoding RNA-protein complex protein Nop10; amino-acid sequence: MRLMRRCPEDGRYTLKQTCPRCGRQTLPAHPPRFSPVDRMVKYRIISRRGRAC
- a CDS encoding ornithine cyclodeaminase family protein, with translation MRVLTDQELVQALTPEKAVSAMREAFSLLFRGEVHSPQRTVMTFGEDWWGVMPCRTKYLFTVKVVAVIPGNKSRGLPAVNGSVLAMSPDTAEPIAILPGATLTAIRTAATSVLSTELAFGRKVDVLGVIGAGQEAEFHIRIARGYLSTSRILVSARRSHLELSKRLEVEAVDLDSLLKESDVIFATTSSSSPVVKGSLLKEGFHVVSIGAHTPEARELDDETGKRARTFIVDSLQAVSSESGDYIQMSESGVLKARVLELGEVVERDLKVERPSIFKSVGVSVQDNLASYYAIKNAI